From Xiphophorus hellerii strain 12219 chromosome 20, Xiphophorus_hellerii-4.1, whole genome shotgun sequence, the proteins below share one genomic window:
- the LOC116710795 gene encoding LOW QUALITY PROTEIN: immunoglobulin-like and fibronectin type III domain-containing protein 1 (The sequence of the model RefSeq protein was modified relative to this genomic sequence to represent the inferred CDS: deleted 2 bases in 2 codons) gives MLKKTKVADETATGQAGIKKKSKVPGVMITQFMEELPEGKTTPDFTRKPIALTIQEGKFAYFKAIVVGDPTPTVTWSRANGEIIFHPDVCQQKYDPATNEHTLEFPKVAPEDTDTYKCYAANEYGRAVCTVILNVIEVGFSKTKELQKIQGEVSLDATEFRKKLKTRNPDGTRRGKDMDANEKVWEILLSAEKKDYEQICVEYGITDFRGMLKKLTEMKKEREEEIAQFISHIRTLKPVEVKDDDSATIELDMDLLDSGNKIFLYKDGVMVPFSKEDGEGIKHNLKQVGKKYVFTIKNLSKNDAGLYSVDVEGVNVFSTDFKVPEVDFAVKIQEVKAEEREDALFQCVLTAPMNEINWYGKSALLTNNEKHEIIVSEDKLIHKLIVRDCLPLDGGIYAAVAGIKSCNAWLVIEVEKDPAKKAKKAVRKTTIAGAGNDEELLRIAKEQQERYQKEMEEKAQLAKKAQEEKELAAAAARAKQKAEAETKATAEAEAKAAAKAAAKAAAKAKRAAAGKDGAVRKTKKKVAGAGEGSAANGASGATGGVVGIGAGSAAGGAAGAAGGGGAAGSLVGAAGVNGGAACGGAGGAAGGGAGGAAGGGPGGAVGVAAGVAGGAAGVNGGAAGGGAGGAAGVAGGAAGVGGRDGSGAAGGAGGIEGGDVEEGSEVESDEDSFEDSDEDIEGEGVGAKGREGVKEGEGEKGDVGGKGEKGEGGEKGAERKKRVRAGPLVPDTVIDPGVHFHAGLSDCKAIIGEAAEMECKVSSEECVGIWYKDGAEIQSSESLTISKEGCFHRLKIHKVTEENAGKYKFEADGRKTEAEIAVEDPPRFDKEELEALKAPVTVKKGHKATYKLSYIGREPIKVQWYLEGEELSSEGNINIDTSDGTSRLLMMKLQRKDSGEIKIKLKNVFGTIEAVSQLNVLDKPTSPMGPLEIVEASSSVIDFKWRPPKDSGGCKIQNYILERQQVGRNTWKKVGPIGPEAKYRDSDVDHGRRYCYRIRVETEIGTSEMMETEDIQAGTKAYPAPPSAPKVASAFKDCINLTWSPPADTGGTSILGYNLEKRKKGSNLWGQVNPPNEIIKGKGFAVKDVVEGMEYEFRVSAINDSGAGEFSTPSEFVFARDPKKPPGKVLDLKVTDSTYTNLSLSWNKPKDIKGEEDEAKGYFVEIRPAENTEWDRCNSNAITMTTYTVKGMKSLAMYWVRVIATNDGGEGVPQELDNYILAMPPPVRPRFTDTKIKSFMIVRAGNSARFTINFEASPWPEVTWLKDGVPVSKKVTISNAEGTSQLLIPSAERSDTGIYTIIVKNIVGQETFSIEIRVTDEPKPPGPVDLDENVPGTVTISWSASPDEKRDDRLHYMVTKRDSVKRTWNTIADRIFNNKFTACNIMPGREYQFRVYAKNDMGSSKPSESAKWLIPAKKEKFTVKMPESKACDLRCPPKFLVPLKMHTAPQGYECYMSCAVKGDPTPHVTWLRNNISLNTNTNYFISNTCGVCSMLILRVGTKDTGEYKIVAENGLGRAESSTKLTVRE, from the exons ATGTTGAAGAAGACAAAGGTGGCTGATGAAACTGCCACTGGGCAGGCAG GCATCAAGAAGAAATCAAAAGTGCCTGGTGTCATGATTACACAGTTTATGGAGGAACTTCCTGAAGGAAAAACAACTCCAGATTTCACACGAAAACCCATAGCCCTTACTATCCAAGAGG GCAAATTTGCATACTTTAAAGCCATTGTGGTGGGAGATCCAACACCTACTGTAACATGGAGCAGAGCAAATGGAGAAATCATTTTTCACCCTGATGTGTGTCAACAAAAATATGATCCGGCAACAAATGAACATACCCTCGAG TTCCCTAAGGTAGCTCCAGAAGATACTGACACCTACAAGTGTTATGCAGCCAATGAATATGGGAGAGCTGTTTGCACCGTTATTCTGAATGTTATTGAGG TGGGATTCTCTAAGACCAAGGAACTTCAAAAGATTCAAGGAGAAG TTTCCCTAGATGCAacagagttcagaaaaaaactcaaaacacg TAATCCTGATGGAACACGTAGAGGAAAAGAC ATGGATGCCAACGAAAAGGTCTGGGAAATCCTGCTCAGTGCAGAAAAGAAAGATTACGAGCAAATCTGTGTAGAGTATGGCATCACAGATTTCCGTGGCATGTTGAAGAAActtactgaaatgaaaaaagagCGTGAAGAGGAGATTGCACAG TTCATCTCACATATCAGGACGCTCAAACCTGTGGAGGTCAAAGATGATGACAGTGCAACAATTGAGTTGGATATGGACCTCTTAGATTCTGgcaacaaaatatttctgtacAAG GATGGTGTCATGGTGCCATTCTCAAAGGAAGACGGAGAAGGAATAAagcataatttaaaacaagttgGCAAAAAATATGTGTTCACAATCAAAAATCTAAGTAAGAATGATGCGGGGCTCTACTCTGTGGATGTTGAGGGAGTCAATGTATTTTCCACAGATTTTAAAG TGCCTGAAGTTGACTTTGCCGTCAAAATTCAAGAGGTCAAGGCGGAAGAGCGAGAGGATGCTCTCTTTCAGTGTGTACTCACTGCACCAATGAATGAGATCAATTGGTATGGCAAGAGCGCTCTGCTGACAAATAATGAGAAGCATGAGATCATTGTATCTGAAGATAAACTCATCCATAAGTTGATTGTGCGAGACTGCCTGCCTCTGGATGGTGGCATTTATGCTGCTGTGGCAGGAATCAAGTCTTGCAATGCCTGGCTTGTGATTGAGG TGGAGAAAGATCCAGCCAAAAAGGCCAAAAAGGCAGTACGGAAAACCACCATTGCTGGAGCCGGCAATGATGAAGAACTGCTGAGAATAGCAAAGGAACAGCAAGAAAGATATCagaaagaaatggaagaaaaagcaCAACTCGCCAAAAAAGCTCAAGAAGAGAAGGAATTGGCGGCTGCAGCTGCCCGAGCAAAGCAAAAGGCAGAGGCTGAGACTAAAGCTACAGCAGAGGCTGAGGCCAAAGCTGCAGCAAAGGCAGCGGCTAAAGCCGCAGCAAAGGCAAAGAGAGCAGCCGCAGGCAAAGATGGAGCTGTTag aaaaactaagaaaaaagtAGCTGGTGCTGGGGAAGGATCTGCCGCCAATGGGGCCAGTGGGGCAACAGGGGGCGTTGTAGGTATTGGTGCAGGTAGTGCTGCAGGTGGAGCTGCTGGTGCTGCAGGTGGAGGTGGTGCAGCAGGTAGTCTAGTTGGTGCTGCAGGAGTTAATGGTGGTGCTGCATGTGGAGGTGCTGGAGGTGCTGCAGGTGGGGGTGCAGGAGGTGCTGCAGGTGGGGGTCCAGGGGGTGCTGTAGGAGTTGCTGCAGGAGTTGCTGGTGGTGCTGCAGGAGTTAATGGTGGTGCTGCAGGTGGGGGTGCAGGGGGTGCTGCAGGAGTTGCTGGTGGTGCTGCAGGAGTTGGAGGGAGAGATGGGAGTGGAGCTGCAGGTGGGGCTGGAGGCATTGAGGGTGGAGATGTGGAAGAAGGTTCTGAGGTCGAAAGCGATGAGGATTCATTTGAAGATTCAGATGAGGACATTGAGGGAGAAGGAGTGGGAGCAAAAGGAAGGGAAGGAGTAaaggaaggagagggagagaagggGGATGTGGGAGGCAAAGGAGagaaaggagaaggaggagaaaaaggagcGGAGCGGAAAAAACGAGTAAGAGCTGGCCCACTGGTTCCTGATACTGTTATAG ACCCAGGCGTTCACTTTCACGCTGGACTTTCTGATTGCAAAGCCATTAttggagaagcagcagagatgGAGTGTAAAGTAAGCAGTGAAGAGTGTGTAGGAATCTGGTACAAAGATGGAGCTGAG ATTCAGTCATCTGAGAGTTTAACAATTTCAAAGGAAGGATGTTTCCACAGGCTTAAAATCCACAAAGTCACAGAGGAAAATGctggaaaatataaatttgaaGCCGATGGCCGAAAAACCGAGGCTGAAATTGCTGTCGAAG ATCCCCCTCGATTTGATAAAGAGGAGCTAGAAGCACTTAAAGCTCCTGTGACTGTAAAGAAGGGACACAAAGCTACTTATAAATTGTCTTACATTGGCCGGGAGCCAATAAAAGTCCAATGGTACCTTGAGGGTGAAGAACTTTCAAGTGAAGGCAATATAAATATTGACACTTCAGATGGAACCAGTCGTTTGCTGATGATGAAGCTGCAGCGGAAAGACAGCGGTGAAATCaagataaaactgaaaaatgtgtttggGACAATAGAGGCCGTAAGCCAGCTAAATGTACTTG ATAAACCTACATCTCCAATGGGACCTCTGGAGATTGTTGAAGCCTCCTCCTCTGTAATTGATTTCAAGTGGAGACCCCCAAAGGACAGTGGTGGATGCAAGATACAAAACTACATCCTTGAACGACAACAAGTTGGACGGAACACCTGGAAAAAGGTCGGACCAATTGGTCCTGAAGCCAAGTATAGAGACTCCGACGTGGATCATGGTAGGAGATACTGTTATCGTATCAGAGTGGAGACTGAAATAGGAACCAGTGAAATGATGGAAACTGAGGATATTCAGGCTGGAACAAAAG CATATCCTGCACCTCCATCAGCACCAAAGGTTGCCAGTGCCTTTAAGGACTGCATCAACCTCACATGGTCCCCTCCTGCTGACACTGGAGGAACCAGCATTCTGGGATACAACCTGGAAAAACGCAAGAAGGGCAGCAACCTCTGGGGCCAAGTTAATCCCCCAAACGAGATTATTAAAG GTAAAGGATTTGCTGTAAAAGACGTGGTTGAGGGCATGGAGTACGAGTTCCGTGTGTCTGCAATCAATGACTCTGGAGCTGGCGAATTCAGCACTCcatctgagtttgtttttgccagAGACCCTAAAA AGCCTCCTGGTAAAGTGCTTGATTTGAAAGTGACAGATTCCACCTACACAAACTTGTCCCTGTCTTGGAACAAGCCCAAAGACATTAAGGGAGAGGAGGATGAAGCAAAGGGATATTTTGTGGAAATCAGGcctgcagaaaacacagagtggGATCGATGTAATTCTAATGCAATAACCATGACTACATATACGGTAAAGGGCATGAAGTCATTGGCCATGTACTGGGTGAGAGTTATTGCTACTAATGATGGAGGTGAGGGAGTGCCTCAGGAGCTGGACAATTACATTCTCGCTATGCCCCCTCCTG TGAGACCACGATTCACAGATACCAAAATCAAGAGTTTCATGATTGTGAGAGCAGGAAATTCTGCAAGATTCACCATTAACTTTGAG GCTTCACCATGGCCAGAGGTAACCTGGCTAAAGGATGGCGTGCCAGTGTCTAAAAAGGTCACCATCAGCAATGCTGAGGGTACATCCCAGCTTTTGATTCCTTCAGCAGAACGTTCAGATACCGGCATCTATACCATCATTGTCAAAAACATTGTAGGACAGGAAACATTTAGCATTGAAATTAGAGTCACAG ATGAGCCAAAGCCACCAGGTCCTGTGGATCTCGATGAAAACGTTCCTGGCACAGTAACCATCTCATGGTCCGCGTCTCCAGACGAGAAGCGGGATGACAGGCTGCACTACATGGTGACAAAGAGAGATTCAGTTAAGAGAACTTGGAACACCATTGCAGATCGAatcttcaacaacaaatttacGGCCTGCAACATCATGCCGGGTCGAGAATACCAGTTTAGAGTCTATGCTAAGAATGACATGGGCTCCTCTAAACCATCCGAATCTGCAAAGTGGCTCATTCCTGCCAAAAAAG AAAAATTCACTGTGAAGATGCCAGAGTCCAAAGCCTGTGACCTGCGATGTCCTCCTAAATTCCTCGTCCCACTGAAAATGCACACTGCTCCACAAGGCTATGAATGCTACATGAGCTGTGCCGTAAAAGGAGATCCAACACCTCACGTGACATGGCTCCGCAACAACATCAGTCTGAATACCAACACCAACTACTTCATCTCCAACACCTGTGGGGTCTGCTCTATGCTAATATTAAGGGTGGGAACCAAGGATACAGGAGAATACAAAATTGTTGCAGAAAATGGTTTAGGAAGAGCAGAGAGTTCAACTAAACTCACAGTCAGAG AATAA
- the LOC116710796 gene encoding LOW QUALITY PROTEIN: immunoglobulin-like and fibronectin type III domain-containing protein 1 (The sequence of the model RefSeq protein was modified relative to this genomic sequence to represent the inferred CDS: deleted 2 bases in 1 codon), with translation MAVKIKKKSRVPGVMITQYVEVLPDGMSTPDFTRKPIALTIQEGKMAFFRAIVTGNPTPVVTWMRNNGEIDAERYKFTFDSISGEHQLQMPDVCADQADTYKCYARNEFGKAVVTVTLNVIEVGYKKSKAMKESRTAIRELPEDFKRNLRSTADLESREEKQLEIDEQFWELLLSTDKREYENICAQYGVTDFRWMLKKLNEKKLEREQEQEKVVEKLCNLKPIELKPNGAAEFELEMSLKDPNSKIFLFKDGVMIPFDADAEIKHGLKRVGKKFVFSINGVNPEDAGLYQLEIDGVKIFSTELQIPDVDFLVKIQDVKAEEREDAVFQCVLSRPMKKISWMGKNNPVEQGDKYDVTVSDDMLIHTLVVKDCLLLDKGIYSAVAGLKSCSAWLIVEGNTDPSMVGKKKARKTTCAGGGGDDVFKVAREQQAKLQKEQDELIAKAREKAEEEEAAAAAAAAAAAAAAEEPKPVEIPEVDATPKTEPQPMKQAKVKPETKPEVVADSKPIVAEEKVKEGKTEKPAPGPAKEKEAVVEEKEFVQEKRQRLRPGPLVPEAVTDPGVYFTAGLSDVTAVIGNDAELLCKLSCEDCDATWYKDGKEITETEDINIIKEETYRKLVIKNCKEEDAGKYKCEADGRKTEAMLNVEDPPRISLDDLAEFMKPVIIKAGKEASFKLTFVGREPMKIQWYNDGEELMEESNIKIEKSSSHSRLLLTKCQRRTTGEIKIKIKNECGTTEAITKLIVLAKPTPPQSPVDVIESSSSCIEFKWRPPKDSGGCPVTNYIMERQQIGRNSWQKLGKIGPEPKYRDTDVDHGRKYCYHIRAETEQGISDMIETDDIQAGTKAYPGPPSTPRIVSAFKDCINLAWTAPANTEGANILGYNVEKRKNGSNLWGMVNPPDEPIKAKQYAVKDVVEGIEYEFRVSSINMSGVGDPSQPSEFVIARDPKKPPGKVTDLKVTDSTYTTLSLSWTKPAEEEGVQDEAKGYFVELRPAENPEWGRCNTSPIVMTTFTIVGLKSMAMYWVRVMATNEGGDGEPQELDNYIIAMPPPVRPHFTDKKLKNFMVVRAGNSVRINFNFKASPMPVITWLKDGLPLPKYVTVSNTDSHHKLMIPSSERHYTGIYTIVVKNLVGQETSSVEIRVTDDPKPPGPVELEENVSGTVTISWTASPDEKKDDRLHYVVDKHDSVKHTWHTVADHLFNNRFTAVNIMPRRQYKFRIYAKNDMGLSAASESPIWEVNKKKEKFSLKLQDSKAAALRHSPSFSVPLKMHQSPQRYECYMSCAVTGNPRPHVTWYKNNISLNTNTNYYITNTCGVCSMLILNVGPKDSGDYTVVAENSLGRVECSTKLDVRD, from the exons atggcagtgaaaattaaaaagaagtCACGGGTGCCCGGAGTTATGATCACTCAGTATGTGGAAGTATTACCAGATGGCATGAGCACTCCTGATTTCACTCGGAAACCTATCGCGCTCACAATTCAAGAAG GAAAAATGGCCTTTTTCAGAGCAATAGTTACTGGTAATCCAACACCAGTTGTGACTTGGATGAGAAACAATGGGGAAATAGATGCGGAGAGATACAAGTTTACATTTGATTCCATTTCTGGTGAACATCAGCTACAG ATGCCTGATGTATGTGCAGATCAAGCGGATACCTACAAATGTTATGCCAGAAATGAGTTTGGAAAAGCAGTTGTTACCGTTACTCTCAATGTCATTGAAG tTGGCTACAAGAAGAGTAAAGCGATGAAAGAATCCAGAACAG CAATTCGAGAGTTACCAGAAGACTTCAAAAGGAACTTGAGAAGCAC GGCGGACTTAGAGTCGAGGGAAGAGAAACAGCTAGAAATCGATGAACAATTTTGGGAACTGTTGTTGAGTACAGACAAGAGAGAATATGAGAACATCTGTGCACAATATGGGGTCACTGATTTTCGCTGGATGCTCAAGAAGCTAAACGAGAAGAAGTTGGAGAGAGAGCAGGAGCAGGAAAAG GTTGTTGAAAAACTCTGTAACCTCAAGCCCATTGAACTGAAACCTAATGGTGCAGCAGAGTTTGAACTTGAGATGTCACTGAAAGACCCCAACAGCAAAATTTTCCTATTCAAG GATGGAGTTATGATTCCTTTTGATGCTGACGCAGAGATAAAACATGGACTTAAAAGAGTAGGAAAGAAGTTTGTGTTCAGTATAAATGGAGTTAATCCTGAGGATGCAGGATTATATCAACTGGAAATTGATGGAGTCAAGATATTCTCAACTGAATTACAAA TTCCAGATGTAGACTTTTTGGTTAAAATTCAAGATGTGAAAGCGGAGGAAAGAGAGGATGCTGTGTTCCAGTGTGTGCTTTCACGtccaatgaaaaaaatcagttgGATGGGGAAAAACAACCCAGTGGAGCAAGGAGATAAATATGATGTTACCGTATCGGACGACATGCTGATTCACACTTTAGTGGTGAAAGATTGCCTGCTACTGGACAAAGGAATCTATTCAGCTGTGGCTGGACTTAAATCCTGCAGTGCCTGGCTCATAGTAGAGG GTAACACGGATCCAAGTATGgttggaaaaaagaaagctcGCAAGACAACTTGTGCAGGAGGTGGTGGAGACGATGTTTTCAAAGTTGCTCGGGAGCAGCAGGCGAAGTTACAAAAAGAACAAGATGAGCTGATTGCAAAAGCAAGGGAAaaggcagaggaagaggaggcagcagcagcagcagcagcagcagcggcagcggcAGCAGCTGAAGAACCAAAACCTGTAGAAATCCCAGAGGTAGATGCCACACCTAAAACTGAACCTCAAccaatgaaacaagcaaaaGTAAAGCCAGAGACAAAACCAGAAGTGGTAGCAGATTCTAAACCAATAGTTGCAGAAGAAAAAgtgaaggaaggaaaaacagaaaaacctgcACCAGGTCCTGCAAAAGAGAAGGAGGCTGTTGTTGAAGAGAAAGAATTTGTtcaagagaaaagacaaagactGAGACCAGGCCCACTTGTCCCTGAAGCTGTAACTG atcCAGGAGTTTATTTCACTGCTGGACTCTCAGATGTAACTGCAGTTATAGGTAATGATGCAGAACTGCTATGTAAGCTAAGCTGCGAGGACTGTGATGCAACCTGGTACAAAGATGGAAAAGAG ATAACAGAAACAGAGgacattaatattattaaagaGGAGACTTATCGGAAACTAgttattaaaaactgtaaagaaGAGGATGctggaaaatataaatgtgaagCTGATGGGCGTAAGACGGAAGCTATGTTGAATGTTGAAG ATCCTCCAAGAATCAGTCTTGATGACCTTGCTGAGTTTATGAAACCTGTAATAATCAAAGCTGGAAAAGAGGCATCCTTTAAGCTAACATTTGTTGGACGTGAACCAATGAAAATCCAATGGTACAATGATGGAGAAGAGCTGATGGAGGAGAGCAATATTAAGATTGAGAAGTCTTCCTCCCATAGCCGCCTATTGCTAACCAAGTGCCAACGCAGAACAACTGGAGAAATTaagatcaaaattaaaaatgaatgtggAACGACTGAGGCCATCACAAAACTCATTGTCCTAG CTAAGCCAACACCACCACAAAGCCCTGTGGATGTCATTGAAAGTTCTTCATCTTGCATTGAGTTCAAATGGAGGCCTCCCAAAGATAGTGGCGGTTGCCCTGTCACCAACTACATTATGGAGCGCCAGCAAATTGGACGAAACAGCTGGCAAAAGTTGGGTAAGATTGGTCCGGAGCCCAAGTACAGGGACACAGATGTAGATCATGGCAGAAAATACTGCTACCACATCAGGGCTGAAACCGAACAAGGCATTAGTGACATGATAGAGACTGATGACATCCAGGCTGGAACAAAGG CATACCCTGGACCTCCATCAACACCAAGAATTGTCAGTGCTTTCAAGGACTGTATAAATCTTGCATGGACTGCACCGGCAAATACGGAAGGAGCAAACATTTTGGGTTACAATGTGGAGAAACGCAAGAATGGGAGTAATCTGTGGGGCATGGTCAACCCACCAGATGAGCCCATCAAAG CAAAACAATATGCAGTAAAGGATGTTGTTGAAGGTATAGAGTACGAGTTCAGAGTGTCATCTATCAATATGTCTGGAGTTGGAGATCCAAGTCAACCCTCAGAATTTGTGATTGCCAGAGATCCAAAAA AACCTCCTGGTAAAGTTACTGACCTGAAGGTGACAGACTCTACCTACACCACCTTATCGCTGAGCTGGACCAAAccagcagaagaagaaggtgtCCAAGATGAGGCTAAGGGATACTTTGTGGAATTACGACCAGCTGAAAACCCTGAATGGGGCCGGTGTAACACCAGCCCCATTGTTATGACCACATTCACTATTGTGGGTCTTAAGTCAATGGCAATGTACTGGGTAAGAGTTATGGCCACCAATGAAGGTGGAGACGGTGAGCCTCAAGAGTTAGACAACTACATCATTGCAATGCCGCCACCAG TTAGACCACATTTCACTGACAAAAAATTGAAGAACTTTATGGTTGTGAGGGCAGGGAACTCAGTTCGAATCAATTTCAACTTTAAG GCTTCTCCAATGCCAGTGATCACATGGCTCAAGGATGGCTTGCCTCTACCCAAATATGTAACAGTGAGCAACACAGAC AGTCATCACAAGCTAATGATACCCTCATCGGAGCGCCATTACACTGGAATCTATACAATTGTTGTGAAGAACCTTGTTGGTCAGGAGACTTCCAGTGTTGAAATAAGAGTCACag ATGATCCTAAGCCTCCAGGCCCTGTAGAACTTGAGGAAAATGTGTCGGGAACAGTTACCATTTCATGGACTGCATCTCCAGATGAGAAGAAAGATGACAGACTGCACTATGTGGTCGACAAGCACGATTCTGTTAAACACACTTGGCATACTGTGGCTGACCATCTCTTCAACAACAGGTTCACTGCTGTCAATATTATGCCCCGAAGGCAGTACAAGTTCAGGATCTATGCCAAGAATGACATGGGGCTTTCTGCAGCGTCTGAGTCACCAATCTGGgaagtaaacaaaaagaaag AGAAATTCTCTTTGAAACTTCAAGATTCTAAAGCTGCAGCTTTGAGACATTCTCCATCATTTTCTGTTCCTCTAAAAATGCACCAAAGTCCTCAAAGATATGAGTGCTACATGAGTTGTGCTGTGACAGGGAACCCCAGACCCCATGTTACCTGGTACAAAAATAACATCAGCCTCAACACCAACACTAACTACTACATCACCAACACCTGTGGAGTCTGCTCCATGTTAATACTCAATGTTGGGCCCAAAGACAGTGGGGATTACACTGTTGTTGCAGAAAATTCTCTGGGGAGAGTAGAGTGCTCAACAAAACTTGACGTGAGAG ATTAA